One Pseudomonas sp. C27(2019) DNA window includes the following coding sequences:
- a CDS encoding DUF302 domain-containing protein — MDRQEDIVKQEGLNVFARIDHAAGAAKIGKTLRPTELLIFGNPQGGTPFMECAQSVGIDLPLKALIWEDPAGQVWISYNDPEYLAKRHAVPACSVVPNLKKALSGVVEETVAK, encoded by the coding sequence ATGGATCGGCAGGAAGACATAGTCAAACAGGAGGGGCTGAATGTCTTTGCCAGGATCGACCACGCGGCAGGCGCAGCCAAAATAGGCAAGACTCTTCGCCCTACTGAACTGCTGATCTTCGGAAACCCACAGGGTGGAACACCGTTCATGGAGTGTGCTCAGTCTGTCGGCATTGATCTCCCCTTGAAAGCACTGATATGGGAAGATCCAGCTGGTCAGGTCTGGATCAGTTACAACGACCCTGAGTACTTGGCAAAGCGCCACGCAGTTCCAGCCTGCTCAGTTGTACCGAACCTTAAAAAGGCCCTGTCAGGGGTTGTTGAAGAAACTGTTGCCAAGTAA
- a CDS encoding ACT domain-containing protein: protein MSAVTELDELLRSMEPQLLESEFVFCTVPGPLVDYVSLNPVATFLEAEGLTLVLEKDVAQNAGLQFEGSFCQITLTVHSSLEAVGLTAAVSAKLAAQGISANVIAAYYHDHIFVQSAKAQMALSALKALSA from the coding sequence ATGTCCGCAGTTACAGAATTAGATGAGTTGTTGCGCTCAATGGAGCCACAATTACTGGAGTCAGAGTTTGTTTTTTGTACAGTTCCTGGCCCGCTAGTTGATTATGTTTCGCTTAATCCAGTCGCAACATTTCTTGAGGCCGAGGGCTTAACTTTAGTCTTGGAGAAGGATGTCGCGCAAAACGCTGGCTTGCAGTTTGAAGGTTCATTTTGTCAAATTACTTTAACTGTCCATTCAAGTCTTGAAGCTGTAGGTTTAACAGCGGCTGTATCAGCCAAATTAGCAGCGCAAGGTATAAGTGCTAACGTTATTGCAGCGTATTACCACGATCATATTTTTGTGCAATCGGCTAAGGCACAAATGGCACTTTCAGCATTGAAGGCGCTGAGCGCATAG
- a CDS encoding DUF2784 domain-containing protein, whose protein sequence is MVLSKTIYLAAADALLLIHVLFVAFVTVGLFLILVGRLFLWTWVRNPWFRVVHLTGIVVVVLQSWLGVICPLTVWEMQFRSKAGEVVYAGTFISHWLGELLYFAAPDWVFIVCYTLFGLLVVLSWFWVRPFPFAKMNKSENT, encoded by the coding sequence ATGGTGTTATCAAAAACGATTTACCTCGCAGCAGCAGATGCACTTTTATTGATCCATGTTCTATTTGTGGCTTTCGTCACTGTGGGTCTTTTTCTTATTCTTGTGGGCAGGCTTTTTTTATGGACATGGGTAAGAAATCCTTGGTTTCGAGTAGTCCACCTGACCGGCATTGTGGTTGTTGTTTTGCAATCATGGCTAGGTGTGATCTGTCCGCTCACCGTATGGGAGATGCAATTTCGCTCAAAGGCTGGTGAGGTTGTGTATGCAGGAACTTTCATCTCGCATTGGCTAGGCGAGCTTTTATACTTTGCAGCACCGGACTGGGTGTTTATAGTGTGTTACACCTTATTTGGCTTGTTGGTTGTTCTCAGCTGGTTTTGGGTTCGCCCTTTTCCATTTGCCAAAATGAATAAGAGTGAAAATACTTAA
- a CDS encoding Lon protease family protein, whose amino-acid sequence MAVPTALTEDQIYHRCPLEKLDFDTTEKLEDLELPFGQERMLRALEFGASIAASGFNLFVLGPTGAGKHELVKQFLAKHAAEKPVPSDWCHVFNFQQVDKPNAIELPPGDGRSFKSDMDDLASELKTAIPATFESEEYESRIQELQEEVNRRQQKGLLVIQEEAKANNIAMLSTSSGFAFAPMRKGEVIEHEEYKTFSDEEKKLIEAKVEELQKKLQQTIQQVPRLRKEVRERIRALNEEMVQLTLGGPIGELREKWAHVPAVVAHLDAVRSDVVEHADAFQDSEEGAPGGLLKRYRVNLLVDNAETQGAPVVYEDLPTHQHLTGQIEHRAYQGNLYTDFTLIRAGSLHRANGGYLILDARRILTQPLAWESLKRVLFSGKIRIESLERLYGLATTVSQQPEPIALNVKVVLLGDRILYYLLAHYDPDFLDLFKVEADFEDDLDRDDGSYMLYARMIATMARASELKALDKAAVARVIEHASRLASDQKKLTAHDRVLKVLLAEADHWAAQAGKSLIAAEHVQQAIDEREYRASRIRERSLEQIRRGVVMIATEGEQVGQVNGLSVLQIGATRFGQPSRITATARPGKGQVVDIEREAKLGGPIHSKAVMILSRFLANRYAPMSELSLSASLAFEQSYGGVEGDSASVAETCVLLSAITGVPLKQSLAITGSMNQHGEVQAVGGVNEKVEGFFNVCAQSGGVNGQGVLLPASNVEHLMLNQQVQGAVREGRFSIYPLSHIDQAIELMTGMQVGLPDADGVYPENSFNRLVAERLAQFTEVSKKKDDDPANDSGGKGDD is encoded by the coding sequence ATGGCTGTACCTACGGCGTTAACTGAGGACCAGATTTATCACCGCTGTCCGCTGGAGAAACTGGACTTTGACACTACCGAGAAGCTGGAAGATCTTGAGCTGCCGTTTGGTCAGGAGCGCATGCTACGGGCTCTGGAATTCGGGGCCAGCATAGCTGCCAGTGGCTTCAACCTGTTTGTTCTGGGCCCTACGGGCGCGGGCAAGCATGAATTGGTCAAGCAGTTTCTAGCCAAACACGCTGCTGAGAAGCCGGTGCCGTCTGATTGGTGCCATGTGTTCAATTTCCAGCAGGTCGATAAACCGAATGCCATTGAGTTACCGCCGGGTGATGGCCGAAGCTTCAAGAGTGACATGGATGATTTGGCCAGCGAGCTGAAAACGGCCATTCCAGCTACTTTCGAAAGCGAGGAATACGAGTCCCGTATTCAGGAACTGCAGGAGGAGGTGAACCGTCGTCAGCAGAAAGGTCTGTTGGTCATTCAGGAAGAGGCGAAGGCCAATAATATAGCCATGCTTAGCACATCTTCCGGCTTTGCTTTCGCCCCTATGCGCAAGGGTGAGGTGATCGAGCACGAGGAATACAAAACCTTCTCAGATGAGGAAAAAAAGCTGATTGAAGCTAAGGTTGAGGAGCTTCAGAAAAAGTTGCAGCAGACCATTCAACAAGTTCCGCGTTTACGCAAAGAGGTGCGGGAGCGCATTCGTGCACTGAATGAAGAAATGGTGCAGCTCACATTGGGTGGCCCTATTGGTGAGTTACGCGAGAAATGGGCCCATGTACCTGCGGTAGTGGCTCATCTGGATGCAGTGCGTAGCGATGTGGTTGAACACGCAGATGCATTTCAGGACAGCGAAGAGGGCGCGCCCGGTGGGCTGCTGAAACGCTACCGGGTCAATCTTTTGGTGGATAACGCCGAAACTCAGGGCGCGCCTGTGGTCTACGAAGACCTGCCCACCCATCAGCATCTGACCGGACAGATCGAGCACCGAGCCTATCAGGGCAATTTGTATACCGATTTTACTCTGATTCGTGCGGGCTCCCTGCACCGAGCCAATGGTGGCTACTTGATTTTGGACGCGCGCCGTATTCTTACCCAGCCTCTAGCCTGGGAGAGCCTCAAGCGTGTTCTTTTTTCCGGTAAAATTCGCATTGAATCGCTGGAGCGTTTATATGGTTTGGCGACCACCGTCAGCCAGCAACCAGAGCCGATTGCGCTGAACGTGAAGGTGGTGCTGCTGGGCGACCGTATCCTGTATTACCTGTTGGCCCATTATGATCCGGATTTTCTTGATCTGTTTAAAGTAGAAGCAGACTTCGAGGATGACTTGGACCGCGATGATGGCAGCTATATGCTTTATGCGCGGATGATTGCCACCATGGCTCGGGCTTCTGAGTTAAAAGCGCTCGACAAGGCTGCAGTGGCGAGAGTGATTGAACATGCCAGCCGTTTGGCCAGTGACCAGAAAAAGCTCACAGCCCATGACCGAGTGTTGAAAGTTCTGCTTGCCGAGGCAGATCATTGGGCCGCTCAAGCAGGAAAAAGCCTGATCGCTGCTGAGCACGTACAACAGGCCATTGATGAGCGGGAATACCGCGCTAGCCGTATTCGCGAGCGCAGCCTTGAGCAGATTCGCAGGGGAGTAGTAATGATTGCTACCGAAGGCGAGCAAGTGGGGCAGGTCAACGGCCTTTCCGTGTTGCAGATTGGTGCCACGCGCTTCGGTCAGCCCAGTCGCATCACGGCTACTGCGCGCCCCGGTAAAGGGCAAGTGGTGGATATCGAGCGGGAAGCCAAGCTAGGTGGGCCGATTCACAGCAAAGCGGTGATGATTTTGTCGCGCTTTCTAGCCAACCGTTATGCGCCTATGAGTGAGCTTTCGCTGTCTGCCAGCTTGGCGTTTGAGCAGTCCTACGGTGGCGTGGAAGGCGACTCCGCATCTGTAGCAGAAACCTGCGTATTGCTCTCCGCTATTACTGGTGTGCCTTTAAAACAGTCACTGGCAATCACTGGCTCGATGAACCAGCATGGCGAGGTGCAGGCTGTGGGTGGCGTAAATGAAAAAGTCGAAGGTTTTTTCAATGTCTGCGCACAGTCTGGAGGCGTGAATGGCCAGGGGGTACTGCTTCCGGCCAGTAATGTCGAGCACCTGATGCTTAACCAGCAGGTGCAAGGTGCCGTACGCGAAGGGCGTTTCAGCATTTATCCACTCAGTCATATCGATCAGGCCATTGAGTTGATGACAGGCATGCAGGTTGGTCTTCCTGATGCCGATGGTGTTTACCCAGAGAACAGTTTTAATAGGCTGGTGGCCGAGCGGTTGGCGCAGTTTACCGAGGTCAGCAAGAAAAAAGATGATGATCCAGCAAACGATAGCGGAGGCAAGGGTGACGACTGA
- a CDS encoding universal stress protein: MTTDKAQAPMSAGRILVLLDGSRLSLAALEAAAEIAAARNADVVGIFVEEINLLRTAGYGFAQEVGGSSGLARPLKMAALEARMRVLAEQARRSLQQTMDRRGLTQTLMLCRGQVAEEVLNLMRPDDLVVLGRVGRSCVLGTQLGSTARVLLRQAPGEVLLWTEPRPQHQHRVVVLLNHDQVGNQRAIRVAAELARRNKQPLSVLLRSKSEDEQTQVQAILTYLQGEGVAARIKSIATASASAVIRAVQEEDASQLVVSRTSSIFADQSAEALLSELNLPITVTP; encoded by the coding sequence GTGACGACTGATAAAGCACAAGCACCCATGTCGGCCGGTCGCATACTGGTGTTGCTGGATGGCTCACGCCTGAGCCTTGCTGCGCTGGAAGCCGCTGCCGAGATTGCCGCGGCGCGTAATGCTGACGTTGTGGGTATCTTCGTAGAAGAGATCAACCTGCTGCGCACGGCTGGATATGGCTTTGCCCAAGAAGTGGGTGGCAGCTCTGGATTGGCGCGTCCGTTAAAGATGGCTGCATTGGAGGCGCGAATGCGGGTGCTGGCAGAGCAGGCCCGTCGCTCGCTGCAGCAGACCATGGATCGCCGTGGGCTGACTCAGACTCTGATGCTTTGCCGGGGTCAGGTGGCTGAAGAAGTGTTGAATCTGATGCGGCCCGATGACCTTGTGGTGCTAGGGCGGGTCGGCAGGTCCTGCGTCCTTGGAACTCAATTGGGTTCCACCGCTCGAGTTCTATTGCGGCAGGCCCCAGGTGAGGTGCTGCTGTGGACTGAACCTCGGCCCCAGCACCAGCACCGCGTGGTGGTGCTGCTCAATCATGATCAGGTCGGCAATCAGCGCGCGATACGCGTAGCGGCCGAGCTGGCTCGTCGTAACAAGCAGCCGCTGAGTGTGCTGCTGCGTAGCAAGTCTGAGGATGAACAGACGCAGGTGCAGGCGATACTGACTTACTTGCAAGGTGAAGGTGTTGCTGCTCGGATCAAGTCTATAGCCACGGCCAGTGCCAGCGCCGTTATCAGAGCTGTGCAAGAAGAAGATGCCAGCCAGCTGGTTGTCAGCCGTACTAGCAGTATCTTTGCCGACCAAAGCGCGGAGGCTTTGTTGTCGGAATTGAACCTGCCGATTACGGTTACGCCCTGA
- a CDS encoding IclR family transcriptional regulator, whose protein sequence is MSNTYSGEKRFEGGTPTQRLLALLEVISEKDQFVTLQGLVEETGIPKPTLHRMLQQLESSGMLQREADGRHYSRAVRLRRLAENLLLNDTIGGARHAILAALVQEIGESCNITALSGGEVLYLDRVETPAPLRFYLHPGSRVPVHCSASGKLFLAQMAPAQRRRLLADMPLKKFTHNTLTDHQALELEIEMVKQQGYAFDDEEFLPGLLCIAVLASNPNGVSNIGVAMQAPIMRVNREQALAFLPALRRAADAIAAICQEGVPETGSA, encoded by the coding sequence ATGAGCAATACCTATTCGGGTGAAAAACGTTTTGAAGGTGGCACGCCAACACAGCGCCTGTTAGCACTGTTAGAGGTTATTTCTGAGAAAGATCAATTCGTTACGCTACAGGGACTGGTGGAAGAAACAGGTATTCCCAAGCCCACCCTGCATCGCATGTTGCAGCAACTAGAAAGCTCTGGAATGTTGCAGCGAGAAGCCGACGGACGGCACTACAGTCGCGCGGTGCGCCTACGCCGATTGGCTGAAAACCTATTACTTAACGACACCATCGGCGGCGCGCGCCACGCTATTTTGGCAGCGCTGGTGCAAGAAATCGGTGAAAGCTGCAACATTACTGCCCTGTCTGGCGGTGAAGTTTTGTATTTGGATCGGGTGGAAACACCAGCGCCGCTGCGCTTTTATTTGCATCCCGGTTCACGAGTGCCAGTACATTGCTCAGCCAGTGGCAAATTGTTCCTTGCACAAATGGCGCCAGCACAACGCCGCCGCTTGCTGGCTGATATGCCGCTGAAGAAGTTCACCCACAACACCCTGACCGATCATCAGGCTTTAGAGCTGGAAATTGAGATGGTCAAACAACAAGGCTATGCCTTTGACGACGAAGAGTTTTTGCCTGGCCTGCTGTGTATTGCCGTGCTGGCGTCCAATCCAAACGGTGTATCCAATATCGGTGTAGCTATGCAGGCCCCGATTATGCGGGTTAATCGCGAGCAAGCCCTTGCCTTTTTACCTGCGCTACGACGTGCTGCCGACGCCATCGCAGCGATCTGCCAAGAAGGTGTACCCGAGACGGGCTCAGCTTAA
- the xsc gene encoding sulfoacetaldehyde acetyltransferase: MSTNNNNTDTRQVVEGKQKMTPSEAFVETLVANGVTDMFGIMGSAFMDAMDIFAPAGIRLIPVVHEQGSAHMADGYARVSGRHGVLIGQNGPGISNSVTGIAAAFWAHSPVVIITPETGTTGIGLGGFQECNQLPMFQEFVKYQGHVTHPARMAEYTGRCFDRAMSEIGPTQLNIPRDYFYGEIECEIPVPSRIDRGPGGAKSLDEAAELLANAKFPVIISGGGVVMADGVEECKALAERLGAPVVNSYQHNDSFPASHPLWAGPLGYQGSKAGMKLMAKADVVLALGTRLGPFGTLPQHGMDYWPKDAKIIQVDADHKMLGLVKKIAVGICGDAKDAAVALTERLQERDLACDANRDERAELIASEKAAWEKELDEWTHETDPFSLDAIEEAKGETPFSGGSYLHPRQVLRELEKAMPENVMVSTDIGNINAVAHSYLRFEKPRSFFAPMSFGNCGYAFPTIMGAKVAAPERPAIAYTGDGAWGMSLMETMTAVRHDIPVTVVVFHNRQWGAEKKNQVEFYNRRFVAGELENQSFAEIARAMGAEGITVDRIEDVGPALKKAVNMQMNEGKTTIIEVMCTRELGDPFRRDALKKPVRLLEKYQDYV; the protein is encoded by the coding sequence ATGAGCACTAACAACAACAATACAGATACTCGTCAGGTCGTTGAAGGCAAGCAGAAGATGACACCTTCTGAAGCGTTTGTAGAAACGCTGGTGGCTAACGGCGTAACTGACATGTTCGGCATCATGGGCTCGGCCTTTATGGATGCCATGGATATTTTCGCCCCAGCCGGCATTCGCCTGATTCCAGTTGTGCACGAGCAAGGATCGGCGCACATGGCAGATGGTTATGCCCGCGTATCCGGTCGCCACGGCGTACTGATTGGTCAAAACGGCCCAGGTATTTCTAACAGCGTTACCGGTATTGCTGCTGCATTCTGGGCGCACAGTCCAGTTGTTATCATTACCCCAGAAACAGGCACGACGGGTATTGGCTTAGGTGGTTTCCAAGAGTGTAACCAGCTACCGATGTTCCAAGAGTTTGTAAAATATCAAGGTCATGTGACCCACCCAGCACGTATGGCTGAATACACTGGTCGTTGCTTTGACCGTGCTATGTCTGAAATTGGCCCAACTCAGCTCAATATTCCGCGTGATTACTTCTACGGTGAGATTGAGTGTGAAATCCCAGTGCCTTCACGTATTGATCGTGGGCCTGGTGGTGCGAAAAGCTTGGATGAAGCAGCAGAGCTGCTGGCCAATGCCAAGTTCCCAGTGATCATCTCCGGTGGTGGTGTGGTCATGGCCGATGGTGTTGAGGAATGTAAAGCACTGGCTGAACGTCTAGGTGCGCCAGTAGTAAACAGCTACCAGCACAACGACTCCTTCCCAGCTAGCCACCCGCTGTGGGCAGGTCCTCTGGGTTACCAGGGTTCTAAAGCGGGTATGAAACTGATGGCTAAAGCTGACGTGGTTCTAGCTTTAGGTACTCGTCTTGGCCCGTTCGGTACCTTGCCACAGCACGGTATGGACTACTGGCCGAAGGATGCGAAAATTATTCAGGTTGATGCCGACCATAAAATGCTGGGTTTGGTTAAGAAAATTGCTGTGGGTATCTGTGGTGATGCCAAAGATGCTGCGGTTGCTTTAACTGAGCGTCTGCAAGAACGTGATTTGGCTTGTGATGCGAACCGTGATGAGCGTGCTGAGCTGATTGCTAGCGAAAAAGCAGCATGGGAGAAAGAGCTGGACGAGTGGACGCACGAAACTGACCCATTCAGCTTGGATGCCATTGAAGAAGCGAAAGGTGAAACGCCATTCTCTGGTGGTTCCTACCTGCACCCGCGCCAAGTATTGCGCGAGCTTGAAAAGGCCATGCCAGAAAACGTGATGGTCTCAACCGATATCGGTAACATCAACGCCGTTGCACACAGCTACTTGCGCTTTGAGAAGCCACGCAGTTTCTTTGCACCAATGAGCTTTGGTAACTGTGGTTATGCCTTCCCAACCATTATGGGGGCTAAAGTTGCTGCACCTGAGCGTCCAGCGATTGCCTATACCGGTGACGGTGCTTGGGGTATGAGTTTGATGGAAACCATGACTGCAGTGCGTCATGACATTCCTGTCACAGTGGTGGTGTTCCACAACCGTCAGTGGGGCGCTGAGAAGAAGAACCAAGTTGAGTTCTACAACCGTCGCTTCGTTGCTGGAGAGCTGGAAAACCAGAGCTTTGCTGAAATCGCTCGCGCGATGGGCGCTGAAGGCATCACCGTTGACCGCATCGAAGATGTTGGCCCAGCGTTGAAGAAAGCCGTTAATATGCAGATGAACGAAGGTAAAACAACGATCATCGAAGTGATGTGTACCCGCGAGCTGGGCGATCCGTTCCGTCGTGATGCACTGAAAAAACCAGTACGTTTACTCGAGAAGTACCAAGACTACGTATAA
- a CDS encoding IS5 family transposase, which yields MQITFAEAEFVSKKKQTRRDRLLMDLETLVPWSVLESVIEPYYPKSDGKRGRPTMGLSRMLRMYILQQVMGFSDEGTEDAVYDSAAIQLFMDIDLGRDAVPDATTLLRFRRLLETHSLTQQIFAAVNYQLASKGLYLKEGTVVDATIIAAPPSTKNKSKSRDPQMRSTKKGNQYYFGMKAHIGVDAASGLVHTLVTTAANVHDVNQAHALLHGEEQQVYGDSGYLGADKREENKDKDVEWVVAMRHGKRRKLRDSGTEEGQLADKIEKLKSRIRAKVEHPFYWVKVHFGHRKTRYRGLAKNTAHLYSLFALANLFLSKRCMPLAG from the coding sequence ATGCAAATCACTTTCGCCGAAGCCGAGTTCGTCAGCAAAAAGAAGCAAACCCGTAGGGATCGACTGTTGATGGACCTGGAAACTCTGGTGCCTTGGTCTGTTCTGGAATCAGTGATTGAGCCGTACTATCCGAAATCTGACGGCAAACGAGGTCGTCCGACTATGGGGCTTTCTCGCATGTTACGTATGTACATCCTACAGCAGGTCATGGGGTTTTCCGATGAAGGAACTGAGGATGCCGTTTATGACAGCGCAGCAATTCAGCTGTTTATGGATATTGATCTTGGGCGTGATGCCGTGCCGGATGCGACCACTTTGTTGCGTTTTCGTCGTCTGCTGGAAACTCACAGCTTGACTCAACAAATTTTTGCTGCGGTCAATTACCAACTGGCGAGCAAGGGCTTGTACCTCAAGGAAGGCACGGTGGTTGACGCTACAATTATTGCCGCACCACCTTCCACCAAGAATAAGAGTAAAAGCCGTGATCCGCAAATGCGCTCCACTAAGAAAGGCAATCAGTATTACTTTGGCATGAAAGCTCACATCGGTGTTGATGCGGCTAGCGGTTTGGTGCACACACTGGTCACCACTGCGGCCAACGTGCACGACGTGAACCAAGCTCATGCTTTGCTACACGGCGAGGAACAGCAGGTATACGGTGATTCTGGTTATCTGGGGGCTGACAAACGGGAAGAAAATAAGGATAAAGATGTGGAGTGGGTGGTAGCCATGCGCCATGGAAAGCGTCGAAAGCTGCGCGATAGCGGCACAGAAGAAGGTCAACTGGCTGACAAAATCGAAAAATTAAAGAGCCGGATACGCGCCAAGGTTGAGCATCCCTTTTACTGGGTCAAAGTGCACTTTGGTCACCGCAAGACTCGCTACCGTGGCTTGGCGAAAAACACAGCCCATCTCTATAGCCTGTTTGCCTTGGCAAACCTGTTCTTGTCGAAGCGATGTATGCCGTTGGCGGGATAA
- a CDS encoding sulfite exporter TauE/SafE family protein has translation MSFSIEIPWLFLFIACFAGYFQTVTGFGLGMIVLGLAGGFGIVPLTSAVVVVSLMTMVNCAFALPGRLQHVYWPAVAATLLGLVPTIIVGVLLLNYLSDSASSIVHVLLGMVIVYGGVALLLKPRIQEEVARPASFTVFGGLSGFLGGLFEIAGPPLIYHYYRQPLNANYIRHTLLLLFAVSSGVRTLFVVGQGQMNMEILLLTAWAFPVVVAGTFLGRNYPPPLSAQTLRRLVFILLILIGVSLIASGLLD, from the coding sequence ATGAGCTTCAGTATTGAGATACCTTGGTTGTTTCTTTTTATCGCCTGTTTCGCCGGTTATTTTCAGACCGTAACAGGGTTTGGACTGGGGATGATTGTGCTGGGGCTGGCCGGTGGTTTTGGTATCGTGCCGCTGACCTCTGCGGTCGTGGTTGTCAGTTTGATGACCATGGTTAATTGTGCGTTTGCCCTGCCTGGGCGTTTGCAGCATGTGTACTGGCCGGCAGTAGCAGCCACTTTACTGGGGCTTGTGCCGACTATTATTGTCGGGGTGTTGTTGCTTAATTATTTAAGTGACAGCGCATCTAGCATTGTGCATGTGTTGTTAGGCATGGTGATTGTATACGGCGGTGTTGCGTTGTTACTCAAGCCGCGTATTCAGGAAGAGGTTGCTCGACCCGCGAGCTTTACTGTGTTTGGTGGGCTGTCGGGTTTTCTGGGTGGTTTGTTTGAAATTGCTGGGCCACCGTTGATCTATCATTATTACCGCCAGCCGTTGAACGCCAACTACATTCGTCATACCTTACTGCTGCTGTTTGCCGTGTCATCGGGGGTGCGCACTCTGTTTGTGGTTGGCCAGGGACAAATGAATATGGAGATTTTGTTACTGACGGCTTGGGCTTTTCCAGTGGTGGTGGCGGGTACGTTTCTCGGGCGCAATTATCCGCCGCCACTGTCGGCACAAACCTTGCGCCGTTTGGTGTTTATACTCTTGATCCTGATCGGGGTGTCACTGATTGCTAGCGGTTTGCTGGACTGA
- a CDS encoding Lin0512 family protein, producing MTERRIILEMGSSNSLYGQDYTKAACRAVEDALRHSSLVLLSTLGYDHRQMRVEVTIGVQHPEQVDCAAVAAILPRGRAEVQAVHGGLNVHDPDNNTTHVIAAAAVAAFLPIAEDAWRLSSTEN from the coding sequence ATGACTGAGCGTCGTATTATTCTTGAGATGGGCAGCAGCAATTCGCTGTATGGCCAAGACTACACCAAGGCTGCTTGCCGCGCGGTCGAGGATGCGCTGCGCCACTCCTCGCTGGTACTGCTATCAACCCTGGGCTACGACCATCGCCAGATGCGCGTTGAGGTCACCATTGGCGTGCAGCACCCAGAGCAAGTTGACTGCGCTGCGGTAGCGGCGATCTTGCCGCGTGGCCGTGCTGAAGTACAAGCAGTGCATGGTGGACTCAACGTGCACGACCCCGATAACAACACCACCCACGTCATCGCCGCTGCGGCAGTGGCAGCGTTTTTACCCATTGCAGAGGATGCATGGCGGCTTTCCTCTACCGAGAATTGA
- a CDS encoding Lin0512 family protein, producing MAKTRLVHQFGMGTSIRSQDYTEACARGIRDALWHNSVNLANAFGFPREAMLIDVEIGVQKPELVDIQALLGIFPYGQPTITLSKGGLDVDKPDGSGTSVIVNVALVVSFDMEPNHD from the coding sequence ATGGCAAAAACCCGTTTGGTGCATCAGTTTGGTATGGGCACCTCGATTCGAAGCCAAGACTACACTGAGGCCTGCGCGCGCGGAATTCGTGATGCGCTGTGGCACAACTCAGTCAATCTCGCCAATGCCTTTGGTTTTCCACGCGAGGCAATGCTGATTGATGTAGAAATCGGCGTGCAAAAACCTGAGCTGGTGGACATTCAAGCGCTACTGGGCATTTTCCCTTATGGACAACCCACGATTACCCTGAGCAAAGGCGGACTGGACGTCGACAAACCGGATGGCAGCGGCACCAGTGTCATCGTCAATGTTGCGCTTGTGGTATCTTTTGATATGGAGCCGAACCATGACTGA